The stretch of DNA CAAGTAAGTAGATACTAATTAcagtaaacatgataaaggtattgtatttaaaatagcTCCTGCTTATATCTGTGGATTGTTTAAATTTGTATCTGAGGAGATTCAATATGGACATTAATAAATACCTTATACAATTAAAAAAGACATCTGAATCTAGGATGTCATTTGAATGTTCAATATACATTGATGTAGATCCTTAGGAAGAATCAGTTCTCAATACAACTTGCATGACTTGTTTGTTTGAATCAATGTTTGAAAGCCACTTATCTACTGTCATCATGTCTAAGatacaaataattttgaaaatttcaaccaAAATGAATATCTTTTTATCTAGGATTCAATCGGTTTATTGCTTCTGATAGTAATAGGTTAATCCTAAATTATTGATTTAAAGAATGATAACTTATGTTTAAATGTTGACTCTATCCTTTGGTTAACTTGTGAAATACTGTTTTTGAAGTTTTTCCTCTATTGAGCTGAATTTGTTTTGGTATTTGATAATTGACATAACCAGACATGTTCGAAATAGCTAATTATTTAGTATGCAGTGTGATACCatgtttttaagtttaaatggAGCAGTCATAAAGTGTTATTGTAATTTTCAGTACATGTTGTGATATTAACCTAGAGAAAAATGAATGTCCGCTGTGTAATGTTCATGTGAATGTAAAAGCAGCGCAGGTAAACCGACAGATTTATAATGTAGTAAGACTTTGCCAGAGGTTGGAGGCTGTTCTGACTGACACAGATAACAACAGCCATGTACAGACACAAAAACCAGGTATGCTTAATATACGATacggttgtctataattgcttactacAACAccatttgaactttgatggatagttgtcttattcaTGTTAACATACCACAACACCTCATCTTCATATTATACTGTTTACATGATATAACTGAAAAATAGTAACATATATGTGCATATATCAAATTTTGAAAACCTGGTATGGTTATGAATAATATTAGGGGTTTAAAGTATAGAAGCACAAGATATCAGGTTTGAAGTAACAAGTTAGCCATCACAATGAGCAGTTTACAAAATATACACAGGAACACATGGCATAAGACCTTTTGCAAATTAGAATAGTTCTGATTAGTATTGAAATAATAAGCATGTCAAAATTGTtcctacatgtatacatgtatgtataaatgaCTACTCTTTCTAAAGAATGCTTTTTTTGCAAACATTTACAATAAAGaggtaattatataaataaattttactgCTGTAATCCTTTTTTGATTGCATGAGCTATGCATTCTAGGGAAATTAACAAGTATCATAACCTGAGACTGAAATATGTTTGATTGTCCCAACATACTGGAAAAGTAATTTGGTTACAAATTAACGTACTAACATACAACAAATAGGAGTCAGAAATTTATGGTATATCCTATGTTTTACCATCTAGAACGTAGAAAGTAGAACATACaacaaatagaaataaaaattataggGACTATCCTATGTTTTCCACCTTTATCAAAGGtttatttaccatttttttatGCAGAGTCACATTCAGATCTGATATGTGAAACAGAAACCATAGCAGGAAACATTGGTTCATACAGATCCCCAAGAAATAGGATAAATTCTAAAAAGGTTGATAAAGGTGTAGACCATActtcaatgaaaaataaaaaggagCAGTTAGATGTCTCCTTGAATGATCATGAAAGAGAAACACAATCATCAAAAGATAGAAGAAAAAGGAGAAGTGTTCCAGCAGACCAGAGAACTATGACTCAAATGTTGCTTGAATCAGACCAAGAACGTGAAGAAGAAGAAATGTCTCTAAGTGAAGAGGAAGAACAAACgtccccaaaaaataaaaagacacgCAGGATTAAAGGGAATAAATTACTGAAAAGTGGTACAAATTATCCTATTGACCAGACCACAATGagtcagtactttgattatactgATGTTGAAGATGGAAGTTTTGATGGTGTTCAGGATGGCAAAATGGaaacaatgattaaaaatgaaacaacCAAAACATCTGATAAAAAGAAGAAACTACACAAGAATCAAACTCGAAATTTAAGAACACGGTCTAAAGGTATGAAGGTTAATAGTTCAGACACAGAGACTCCATCTCCTATCGGGAAGCCAAGTAGGAGACATTCTCTTGGTGCAGTAACAAATAGAGTTCAGGAATTGAGGGATGAACATGCAATGACTACAGCTGACAAGAAGGCTAGAAGAAGTTTATCTCCAAATAAACCAAGTAACATAAAATCTAGAAGTCATTCTCCTAAGCAGCAGTGCAGTGATCCATCTATAAATCTATCCCCACAACAGCAAGGCAAGAGGAAGTCCAAGGACAAGCTGAATACAAGTGTAACAGGAAGTGGAAAGAAAAATGTTGATCCTTTACTGAAAAAGAATGCTAAAGGGGAAACACCTTTACAAGTAGCTGCTATTAAGGTAAAGTATCTGTTGGCAACCTGCAAGTTACCAGACAATATTTGTCATGATTAACAAGTTGCCAATATGAGACACAAACTGTTTCTCTTAGATAACTTTAGTTGAATGCATCATATTTAGTAACAAGTTGATGCAGGCTTTCAAAATTTAACCTTCGATCTAATGGCTAGTTTTGCCATagtgatataaaattgagaatggaaatagaacagacaacagcagaaggtcaccaacataaGTCGTTTTAAAATAGTTGGTTACAAATTATATACGTgatatatttacattttcaaaaaCAGGTTTATGATATTATactcttttaaaattgaaatttggtTACAAAACTTGAAATGTAGTAAATGATATAAAAgtaatatgtggtatgattgcaaatgagacaactctccacaagaaaccaaatgacacagaaattaataattatagcTATAGGAcacagtatggccttcaacaatgagtaaacccatactgcatagtcagcttatAAAGGCcccaatatgaaaaataaaaaacatttcagaagggaaaactaacagcctgatttatgtacaaataaaaagtgaaaaacaaatgtaatatacaacaacaaacgacaaccactgaattgagGGCTCCTGACTGGGGAGAGGCACATAATAAGCCTTCTTTATActgatctgtaaaaaaaaagaattcactGATTGAGCTTAGTACTCATGATTTAAATGCTTGTTTTGATTATATGTAGCTTTACTTAATATTTCAGGGAGATATTAAAAGAATTGAAGAATTGCTTAAAGCTGGAGCCTTACCCAATGCCAGAGATAATGCAGGATGGACACCCTTGGTAAGGAAACAGTCATGTCATCAGTTGGTAACATAACCAATTCGTAGACCTACCATGAAAAGGAATTGTAAAGCACAACtgaaatactttaaatatttttgtcactttaaaaaaaattgaaatgttcctttcttataacatgtattatttgcagaaacataaaaatatatttcttcatttcagcTTTTTGAATATCACTATAAAAGCTTATTTcattggtggatccagggggcccGTGGCCAGTGCCCCCACTTTTGTGGAAAAAATTTGGTccattatatagggaatcattgaagcatgactggagcaggccccacTTAAACCAGTCAGAGGGGCCCCTTTATAAAAATTTCTGGAACTTCCACTgaatttgaaacaaaatgattTGCGATTAGTAtccaagaaatatttaaatcaatcaTTTTGTTCTTAAATACCAGAGATGTATATTGTATTTGAATGAAGGGCcttgaatattataaatataCTGTCCTTGAATCAAGGTGTTAGAGTAGATTAACGCATGAGGGAAAAATTATCACTCAAAATGAAGTGGCGGGTGTTTTTAACCAAAGGTGTTAATCACCTAACACCTTCATCCAAGGGcagtatatttattattatactgATTGCATTATGATTATGATTCAAGTGTGCACTATGTTATTAGAAGgacaattgtaaaaaaataaagtcaTTATTAAAGATACTTATAACTGTAATGTCTTTAATTGCACGTACTGTAACCTTATACTTGAGTGTTCTGTATACATGTAATGTCACACCCTTGGTTAAAAaccataatttgaaaaaaaaaccagacaccACTAATggtaaaaaaagtaaatgaaaagttaCCAAACTctgcacagaaaactaaagattttggAATACCAACACTATAAAAAACAACTACATATGAACTGAACATGTATGTTTTCATGTAGGCAATTCACAACACCCTATTCTGAAGTGCCTAGAAAAATGTATACAACTAATAGTTTTATTTTCAGCATGAAGCAGTGCATtatggtcatacagaaatagcCAAGAAGCTGTTAGATCATGGTGCTATGATAAATGTTCCAGGGACAGAAAACGATACACCCCTACACGATGCTTTACGCCAAGGCCAGTTAGATTGTGTTAGATTACTTGTGTCTTATGGAGCATGTCTGACTAGTAGGTTAGTGAGAATATTCAAGAACAGCATCTGTTTTGTGCAGTTAACTTTATTTACATTGTTGTTAAATTACTACAATTCATCGCTCTATAAGTCCATTCTTACAAAGTAGCTACAAtcaatagtaaaaataaaataaatatccagtgttttttttacaggaaagataaaaaaaattgtaattgcaaacaaatatatatgcattTACTGATGCTTCATTGacaactgataaaaaaataagGTTAGAAGGTACagatattttatttcacaatGGTTTACCTTTGAAGaatatttgtatgccccatttatgggtattatgttttctggtctgcgttCTTTCATCAGTTTAATCGTCCTTCtgttctgcttcaggttaaagtttttggtcaaggtagttttctatgaaattgaagtccaatcaacttgtaacttagtacacttgttccctatgatatgatctttttaattttcatgcCAAATTCCAGTTTGGACCACAATTTcattgtccactgaacatagaaaatgatagtgctagtggaggcatccatgtactatggacacattcttgtttttgggGAAACATCGTCATTTTGTAGTGCTTTATCATGTTGATGGAAAATAAGGAGTCAAACATAGGATAGGTTAGGTAAACTTgcaattttattttggcttattgcATTTAAGATATTTCTTATTTCACTGATTTTCAGATTTCCAAATATTTATTCTTTGTAGGAATATCCATGGTTTAACTCCAGTAGATTTTGCTGTGACAGAAGACATGAAAGCTGCATTGTCTACAGATATCACAACTACGGCAGGCAAAACTACAGAggtcaaatattttataaaccaaaaaaaatgattattataCCCCGGCTTTTATACCGCCCGCtttaaaaaggggggagggtatactgttttacctctgtctgtccatccgtcagtccctccgtcccatgaatattttcgtcgcCTTTTTCTCAGTAATTACAATACAGGATtactgaaatttggtttcaggattcaAATATATCAGCTATACTGTTGTggtgcattttcagattcattactcaacaacttcctgtttaccgaacacttgtataattttacacataatacccaagttgaaaatttttattacatttttctcaggaacaacaaaacaaggatttctgaaatttggtttcaagctTTATATATGTCaactataccgtgtgatgtgttttcagattcatctcttgtcaacttcctgtttacccaacacttgcatattttttcacttttaaaaTTACCCACTTGCAGTGGGGTATCATCAGTAAGctacagtttcacttgtttaagtCCTAATATAAGAGATTAATAATTAACCTATTTACCTATATCTTGCCTTAAAATAAAATCTGTAGCCACTGGTAAGCagttaagatattttaaaaagactAAAAAGGTGTcatgagttatctcccatcttTTTTTTCCATAACTGATTTCAAGCagcattttttaacaaaatttaaattttaaaactctACAGGCTGTGTACCTATATTTAAATGTGTAATTCTAATCTACACGAACTTgttaaattgtcttaatttaaaaacacatgtatatgaacatgatgaataaaaaacatGAACAAGAGCCTTAACCAACAGAGTTCTTTAGAAATTATCTAGTTGTAAAATTATGAAAGATGTTTGTGTGTGAATTATAGATTACCTTGAAAAGCAAAGTTTAATTGGAAATTGTAGATAAATGTACCATAAAGTTATTCATAGAGTAGTATTGTAACAAATCTTGAACTACAAGTTCAactgaacaaaaaaaattgaCCTAAAAAGTTTTCTGACTTAAGGAAATCTCCCAAGTATCTGACCTTTTTTTATGTTAGAGATCTTACTGATATTGAAATATTGACACGTAGCATGTTGGAGATTTGTGTAGAGTTCATTACAGTGTTCTACCCTGTATTTCTATTAGCACCAAATAAAGATTTGAAATagcattatttgttaaaaattgaaaacctGCTTTTATAAAGCATACTCATATAGAACAAAGGATCCTTGATGCTATAATGCTCTCTTTATGTTTTGAGAAAGGTTTTGGAGGAATCAGCACAGTAATAGATGCTTCACATTAAAAcatcaaataatttcataaaacagGATCAAATCTATGAACATATACCATACACTACAAAAACTTAGACAATACAGTCTTTGTATTTGAGATACTTATTATTCAGATCTGAAAACTGCTGAAAAATAAAGTTTATACAAATCATGAAAGATGTCACTGTTTCTGCTGGATGAGTGTTCCCATGTCTTATACTTCAGGGCTGCACGATAAAAATAGAGATTTAATTTCATTCATGTCTGTAACCAGAGCTACTAATTTATTTTCAGGTTGTAGATGTACTAGAATACCAGCAGCCTTGTTTACTGCACACAGCTTTATCTAGAGAGCAGAAAATTTTACTGCAGAAGTGTGCAACTGTTATACAGGGCAGAGTGGTAGAAGATTTCTGCCCTGAAGGTAAACACAGGTTTATGTGTCTTAGACAGTATTTGTGTTATATGTGCATTAAACTGTTTAAAGCCAGAGAATTTTTGATAGAATAAACGCTTTTCTGTAGCATTGACTCTACAAAATGTTACACATATATAAACGAGCAGAACATcacattttcaaacaaaaaacttCTTCTTCTTTTCATTCCTAATATCTAACATTTGGTAAATGcaatttttgtcagatttgttAAACAAGAATGACATTGTACTCAGTTAGAATATGAAGTTTTCATTCAGAAAATCCATTTTGGGGGaacttttttaaaagttatccAAACAAGTgattataagatttttttagaGAGAAAATATTCTGCAGCATATTTGAAATATTGGTGATTGTTTAGCTTTTTATAGTGTTGTGTAGAAGGTATGATGGCACTCCTTTCGATAAGGATAATAAGATAATATAAGTAAGATAATTTTAAAGCAATGTCTTTGTGATAGTTATGAAATAATCCCTTCTTGTCATGTTccatgctcattttaacatgggtaggcattatatttgtcgatattttactcTGAGCATTAGCAACGTATAAAATGTGGTCATACATAATACCTActcatgttaaaatgagcatagagcatgacatgaagaaattattttgtttctaataggacaaatacagtattttgaTAGGTCAAGCGTAcgaaaatatctttaaaagtttGACTGTTCTCGTTTCCTCCCCGTGGAGTCTGAACATCACATTTTTATATCTGACAAGTTTATAAACTAAAAGCAGGGTAAATAAATGTTGTTggataaacaatatataataaaagttgtaagcttctaaaatgtatatattttattagagTAACATTGCATATGAACTGTTAATTTGTGCACATGTGTCAAAcatagtttgtgctaattagaacATGACTTTGTTTACAAAGCATAATAAGGACATCATATTAAAACACCATTTAATTTGCTATACGAGTTGGATGATTTGAGACAAATGTCTATGTGATAACATGCTTTTGATCTATTGATGTTAGGTAATTGATACAGAGTTCACTTTAATAACACTCTTTTGTTGTATATTTCAGTAACACATATAGTAACATCCTGTAATAAAGAGGGAATGTGTGCAAGAACATTTAAATACATGCATGGTGTTGTTAATGGCAAATGGATTGTCAATTTTGaatgtatgtatatttatattagttATATCTCTGCTCTTAAACTAGGGTTTGATGTGTGTCCTTTTTTTCTTAGCCTATGTCTGTCCATCTCATTCTTCTTAGAAATGAAATTTAAACCAGGCTTTGTGTTCACAAACtactgtgtgatgcattttcagattcaacATATATCAACTATTTGTTAACGGAATACCCTAATTTTCTAACTCATATTAACTTGTTTAAGATTTTTGTTGCATTTTGATTTTAACTACAAATAAGAGCTTTCTTAAATTAGTTTATAGCCTTCCTTTAAATATGTTTTACTGTTGATAATGTTTTCAAATGAAAAGAAAGGTGCAACaggaataataaaatgaaaacttcaATGAATTCGGTTTTTTGGGGTGTTTGACAATTGAATTTACATAAAAACagctttgaacatgttgaaagatTCTAAAATAATCatgtttgttatttataaatgtatcccTTATTGTCTGTTAGTGCTTCAGATTGGGGAGCATTCATCATGTTTCAAGCCTGTGATGAATGAATTGGATCTAAATGGCAATTCTTATTCTTGTTGCTTGTTTagattacatttcatttttatgacacatttttgttatttttgttatttttgtcgagcctgctacttttgtcgcagaaagctcgacaaagggatagtgatccggtggctgTGGTGGTGGCGGTGTTCGCTAACTTCTTAAAAAGCTTTATATCTTAGAAgctagaagacctggatgctttatactttgtatatggatgccagACTACACGAAATACGTCGGACCGtcggacaaatccggtgaataatggatcggtctggtaaaattttgttgaattccggtccgaatgtccggtgtttttttttttcatggaacattctagcaaaattgccaaacgatctcaaattcattttcatctttattattcatcacagcgatgtttattttgttcaaccgctagctttatgccgaacatcgacaaccagtaatgtgtaaatccgggtaaaaacatatctgactgtcaaaaacaacaatggatgccatcattggcacaaccggaaatgtaaataaaaccggatcagattctgggaatggataaggataattccgggtttgccgatttgaatacaataaatgaataaaaatccaagcagatcacaaaatttagctatgaaatataaccacaagaattgaaaaccaaaagatatatgaaaaagaaagaagaaacaggaaataatattttatacagaaactctaaattatgtttagttcacaaacattgtcaaaacCCAATAAAATGGGACGTtactcttcactgaaatgcattcaagcaattgtgcacaactttcataacaatatcccctcttgttacatcattttgttttaatttgtgcattttggggaggagtagggcacaaaaaagtcatatgtttgttgttttttgtcggataatatacaattagatgtaaaaaaaaaattggtctggtaaaatttcattcggtctggtaaagctaggatgcttaccagaccgaatgtcctgtaaaaataaaattcattcgcgTAGTCtgggatgcctcatgttacgaagtttccatcattcacatgtccaatgtccttgacctcatttacatggttcagtgactacttgaaaaaaaagttaagattttttgtaatgtgaaattctctcttattataagtgagaggataactatatttggtatgtgtgtaccttgcaagatcctcatgcccgtcagatagttttcacttgacctcgacctcatttcatggatcaggcctaaattaaaatattgtttgtttgcccttttcagaccctattttttgaaacagggtaggtaggtaggtaaaatattttctttttctttcccaTAAAATAACATGGCTCGGTACATTTTTTGttatgggtaggcaggtaggtataatattttattttatagatacaatatatgcatgacatcatttttgtctgtatttgCTTTGTTTTAAGAATAATCGATTTTACTGatctttacttttattaaagtttCTAAATAGTACCAGCtggaagttatgaaaaaaaattatcatgtagaatgtgaagttaattcatatgcactactatttgttttcaaatatcaaaatatagggctcgagcatattttcaacaattatatGCCTGaaacttttattagttttaacttgcactgatattctgtactacgtacatGTACCTTATGTACGCTATATAACAACTTAACTGAAAGAtttattaatatcaaatatatCTCCCTAgcatggtttgtgaaacagctgtacaaTGTGCAATCTATTATGGgaggtaggacctttatcgggactccgggattgggtgtttttaagctccgGATTTCAGGATTTCCAGGAATtgttttttcgaatttcgggaagcagaatttaaatttattttaatttgggAGCTCAGGATTTCCTGTTTTAAAGCTCGGGATTGCAGGATCAGGATCCTCCTACCCCCATCTATAGCATTCCGACTTTCtaccaattttatcaaaatttgaactgaaattatagtagtctcagaattATCAGAGATGATATCtgtgaaatagaaaaaaatatttgactagaATATAAAGCCACTGCCTGGCAGAGCATTTCCCACCATCATCATCATGCAACCAGTTAAAAGAGCTAATACTAAGCATTTATCTTACTTTACTTACAACCCTTGAGACTGAGTGTTCAAATTTTCGTGTGTCCCAGTGTTATCAATACTTGAAAAATCTAAAAGACTTGAAACTCAAAtgtcacgtattttacatcgcatttataaatggtCTGCaaggaaaacttggcgattttactgccaattaTTCTCCGATTTACAGGACTTCGgctcatgtcagatataaataaaacGTCAAAGCTGGTAGAAGGCATTAACATAATCATCCTTGATATACGGATCACTAAAATCATCCGTGACATAGGATACAACATccgttaacaaaatattttgtacacacgttgataattttgtattggacAAACTTTTTTCTTCAAGTATAAAGGGCAACGTTCGTCATACTTTCAACATCAACATCAATCAAATGCTTTGAATctctaaatgcaagtgttcatgccAAAAGCTCACGTGATACCAAATGGACTTAACCTTATACGGGGAAGATAAAACCCgtggattccggtaaaaaagttttgagcgggaaatacaaatgtAAGATTTTCGGTAGGaagggaaaaaaaaataaaataaaatattgctggtagatacaaataaaagattttcagtcggaacgaatttatagggtcggtcggtaaagggcaaacaaacaatattttaatttaagcctcagTGAACTAGGTTAacttttggtggtcaagtccatatctcagattctataagcaataggtctagtatatttagtgtatggaaggactgtaaggtgtacatgtcaaactggcaggtgtcatctgaccttgacctcattttcatggttcagtggttatagttgaggtttttgtcgagcctgcaacttttgttgcagaaagctcgacatagggatagtgatccggtggcgtcggctacggcggcggcgttagcctacttcttaaaagctttatattttagaaggtggaagacctggatgcttcatactttgtatatagatgcttcatgttacgaagtttccatcagtcacatgtccaatgtccttgacctcattttcatggttcagtgaccacttgaaaaaaagttcatattttttgtaatgttgaattctctcttattatataagtaataggataactatatttgatatgtgcgtaccttgcaaggtcatcatgtctatcagacagttttcacttaacctcgacctcatttcatggatcagtgaacaaggttaagttttggtggtcaagtccatatctcagatactataagcaatagggctagtatatttggtgtatggaaggactgtaaggtgtacatgtccaactggcaggtgtcatctgaccttgacctcattttcatggttcggtggttatgttaaatttttgtgttttggtctgtttttctcatactatatgcaataggtctactatatttgttgtatggaatgattgtaaggtgtacatgtctagcgggcagatgtcatgtgaccttgacctcattttcatggttcagtggtcaaagttaagtttttgagttttggtctttttatctaatactatatgcc from Mytilus galloprovincialis chromosome 2, xbMytGall1.hap1.1, whole genome shotgun sequence encodes:
- the LOC143064949 gene encoding BRCA1-associated RING domain protein 1-like, yielding MTSTEFPETFEALKDLQNLLKCKSCGKLAESPCTLGGCEHIFCNTCCDINLEKNECPLCNVHVNVKAAQVNRQIYNVVRLCQRLEAVLTDTDNNSHVQTQKPESHSDLICETETIAGNIGSYRSPRNRINSKKVDKGVDHTSMKNKKEQLDVSLNDHERETQSSKDRRKRRSVPADQRTMTQMLLESDQEREEEEMSLSEEEEQTSPKNKKTRRIKGNKLLKSGTNYPIDQTTMSQYFDYTDVEDGSFDGVQDGKMETMIKNETTKTSDKKKKLHKNQTRNLRTRSKGMKVNSSDTETPSPIGKPSRRHSLGAVTNRVQELRDEHAMTTADKKARRSLSPNKPSNIKSRSHSPKQQCSDPSINLSPQQQGKRKSKDKLNTSVTGSGKKNVDPLLKKNAKGETPLQVAAIKGDIKRIEELLKAGALPNARDNAGWTPLHEAVHYGHTEIAKKLLDHGAMINVPGTENDTPLHDALRQGQLDCVRLLVSYGACLTSRNIHGLTPVDFAVTEDMKAALSTDITTTAGKTTEVVDVLEYQQPCLLHTALSREQKILLQKCATVIQGRVVEDFCPEVTHIVTSCNKEGMCARTFKYMHGVVNGKWIVNFEWVNMCLEFGHKVCEEAFEIPGSSQNIESHAAEKGRINRKNQQPKLFDGYQFYFSGNFEYPTPQKEDLIELVKSGGGQILTREPKLDHIPKIPTVPYHAPNTGPLSKCYIFVVHDNNSHNELIRKEKIGSVSVAWILDCIGLFQIKQNVEI